The DNA segment CGCCGGCAGCCCCAGCGGTTTGTCATCCTCCTCGACGACCTTTCTTTCGAACCGGGGGATCCCGCCGTGAAGGAGCTGAAGGTGGCTCTTGAGGGAACGGTGGAGGCGTGGCCGGTGAACGTCCGCCTCTACGCCACCTCCAACCGGCGGCACGTGGTGAGGGAGGAGCGGGACGGGCCGGCCTTTCGCGTGCAGGACGAGATCCACGAGCAGATCTCGCTGGCCGATCGCTTCGGGGTGACCGTCCTCTTCCAGGCGGCGGACCAGGAGCTCTACCTGCGCGTCGTGGAGGGACTGCTCCGCCAGTCCGGGGTGCGGGTCGTGGAGAACGGCGTTCCGGCCGGCGATCAGGCGGCCGGGAATGGGCCCGCGCGCACCGATCCGGCGGGTCACATGGCTCCGGCGGGTCCGACGGTGGACCGGCGGACCCTGGCCCGCGAGGCGCTCCAGTGGGCGCTCTGGAACAACGAGCGCTCACCCCGCACCGCGGCCCAGTTCGTGCAGGAGTGGCTGGGAAGGGAAGGCACGCCTGCTGCAGCCGCCGCCGCTCCGTCACGACTTGACACCGGCACCCCCGGGGCCTTAAGGTAGCTATGGGCCGCTAGCTCAGTCGGTAGAGCAGGGGACTTTTAATCCCAAGGTCCAGGGTTCGAGCCCCTGGCGGCCCACCAGGGAATGATCGGGGTTTGGCCGATCCGTGGGGGGAAGGTGGGTGGCCACCTTTCCCTCACGACTTCCTTTCTCGTCCGACCCTTGGTGGGGTGGGGAGGCGGGCTCCTTGGGCTGGCCTTGAGTCAGGCGTTCCCCAGGTGCGCTTCGTATCGCCTTGCTCGGCATGGCGTTCCTCGACGAGCTCATCTCGGGCTTCCCGGTGGTTGCACTGCCGCTGATCCGGGACGACCTGTCTTTGAGCTACACCCAGGTCGGGCTCCTCTTCACCGCGGGTCAGGTGTCGTCGGCGGGACGGCCGTCGGCCTCTCGCAGGCGACCCTCATGGATCTGAACCTCTCGGATGCTCCACGCACCATGGCCCGTTGGACGCTGATGTCGGCGGTGGGCGACCTCCTCTCCCCGCTGGCCGTGGCCGCGGCGGTGACGCTGCATGTCGGCTGGCGGTCGCTCTTCTGGCTGGCGGCGCTGTTGTGGCTCGGCATGGCGGGGGTGCTTTGGCCGCAGCGGTTTCCGCCACGGGGAGGGGACCGCCTCAGTGCGGGCACTCGCCTGGAAGAGACGGGCGGGGAAGCGGATGTCCGCTCCGCGGAGGCGGCGCTCGCGGGCGAGGCGGGAACTCCAGGGGACAGCGAGCCCGTGCACGGTATCCTCGGCAACCTCTGGATGGCGTTGCGACAGAGGTCCCTCTCTCGTTGGATCGGCGTCATCCTCGCCGCCGACATGCTCGACGAGGTCTTTCTGGGGTTTGCCGCCCTCTACCTGCGGGACGTGGTGGGGGTTGATGCCGCGGCTTTGAGCCTGGCGCTCGGGGCGCAGATGACCGGCGGGGTGATCGGACTCGTGGTGCTGGAGCGGACCGCCAACCGTTTCTCTGCCGGGCAGCGCCTTCGGGGTCTCGCCTGGGTGGTCCTGCTCACCTTCGCAGGCCTGTTGAGTGCCCGGTCGGTCTGGACGGCGTCGGCGGCGCTCTTCGCCATCGGTCTGGGGGCCGCGGGCTGGTACCCAGTGGCCAAGGCCGTCGCCTACGAGGCCTTGCCTGGGCGGTCCGGCACCGTCCGAGCGGCCGTGGACATCTTCGCCACCCCCTTCAATGCCGTCCTCCCGGCCGTCGTGGGCGCCGTTGCCGGCGGCTTCGGCTTGTTGGCAGGGGTGGGGTTGCTGGGACTGGCGCCCGTTGTTGTGCTCGGGCTGGTGGGCTGGTATCGGGACGTCCCCGACGTGCAGGCTCGTGGCCAGGCCTCACCACGGTCCCGGGCGTGACTTCCCGTTCGCCCCCTGTCCTTAGGATCTCCGTGGAGCTGATCCTCAGCGGCAACGCCGTGTGGCTGATGCCCTCGATCGGGTGTCGGCGGGCCAGGAGGTAGACGAGGATCACGGGGACCATCACCAGGGGGTGGAAGCTGTGGTCGGTGGAGACGTCCTGGGTGAAGGCCGTGAGCCCCACCCGCACCGTGCGCAGGGCGGGCCCCCGCCGGTGTTAGCCCAGCGTTTACGTGACCGTCGCGTCCGCGACACGCGGCTCGTCCATCATGGGTAACGGTTCGCAGGCGCGACAGCCGAAAGGGCAGAAAACGCGCGTCGCGCCCGGCGCCCGGGGAACGGGTGCCGGCAGACCATCGGGCGGGCCCCCAGAGGCCCGCCCAACACCAAAGGAGGATGCGTGGCGCATGTCGCAGACCGTTCGGTGGTGCACGGTTCGACGCCTGGGGAGCGCTGCTATTGGGCTCTCGCTGGGGCTCGTCCTCACGGCAGGGGTGCTGGCCGCTCCCGCCGGGATCTCCTTTCAACCGGTCGCCGCCCAGCAGGGGGCGGAGCTGGCGCTGCCTGACGGCTTCTCGTACCGTATTCTGGTCTCCCAGGGCGACCAGCTCCGTGACGGCAACCTCTTCGGCCGCATGCCGGACTTCACCGGCTACCTGCCCCTGGACGGCTCCCGTCTCGGCCAGCTCTGGGTGAGCCACGAGACCCGACCCGCCGGTGGCAGCGTCCTCACCGTGGGCCGGACCGCCGATGGCGCGTGGCAGGTGGTGGGCTCGGAGGCGTTCGACTTCTCCCAGGTGGGTGGCGCCTGGAACCTGTGTGCCGGCAGCGTGACCCCGTGGGAGACCATCCTGGTGGCCGAGGAGTATCCACCGGCGAAGGCCGAGGAGATCCCCTCGGGCTTGCTGGCCGATCCTGCCCGCTACGGCTGGATCGTCGAAGTGGACCTGGAGCGGGGCAGCGCCCGGAAGCTCTACGGCATGGGGCGTTTCTCCCACGAGAGCGCGATCGTCCTTCCCGACCGCAAGACCGTCTTCCTGGCCGACGACTACCGCGGCGGCATCTTCGCCAAGTTCGTGGCCGACCGTCCGGGCGACCTCACCGAGGGCCAGCTCTTCGCAGCCGACCTCCAGGGTCGCCGCTGGATCCCCGTTCCCCGCGACCGGGCGATCCTGGAGAAGGTACGCGAGTGGGCGGTGCAGAACGGCGCCACGCCCCTGGACCGGCCTGAGGACATCGCCTACGACCCGGCCGACGGCCAGGTCTACCTGGCCATCACCGGGGATAACGCGAAGGAGGGGCAGGACGCCTACGGGCAGGTGCTCCGCGTCGACCCCGAGAC comes from the Limnochorda pilosa genome and includes:
- a CDS encoding MFS transporter, which encodes MLGMAFLDELISGFPVVALPLIRDDLSLSYTQVGLLFTAGQVSSAGRPSASRRRPSWI
- a CDS encoding PhoX family protein: MSQTVRWCTVRRLGSAAIGLSLGLVLTAGVLAAPAGISFQPVAAQQGAELALPDGFSYRILVSQGDQLRDGNLFGRMPDFTGYLPLDGSRLGQLWVSHETRPAGGSVLTVGRTADGAWQVVGSEAFDFSQVGGAWNLCAGSVTPWETILVAEEYPPAKAEEIPSGLLADPARYGWIVEVDLERGSARKLYGMGRFSHESAIVLPDRKTVFLADDYRGGIFAKFVADRPGDLTEGQLFAADLQGRRWIPVPRDRAILEKVREWAVQNGATPLDRPEDIAYDPADGQVYLAITGDNAKEGQDAYGQVLRVDPETLDSEPFVLGGPQTGLFNPDNLEFDPHGNLWVFEDKYGDFINAQYGNNHIWVADAEGALHRFASIPNGAEGTGPAFTPDGKTLFFSVQHPSTPWRSSVVAVQGF